The sequence TTTAATGCAAATTGCCCTTTATTCAATTAATTTACGCATTATGGGAAAACCAAACGTGCCATTGCTTCAGGAGGAAACAGTTATTACGAAGCTTACAAGCTTCTGGCAAAACTTAAAAATTGATGATGCGATTAACTCAGTTTTGTCGGCAATTGGACTGGGGGCTTTTATTCCTAAATCTTGGGGGATTCTGATCATTATGATCGTCGTTGTTTTTATTGTGAAAAAAGCTATAGATTTTTTCCTTAGAACAGATATTGGATTGGCTGTCCGTGCCACTGGTGATAATGAAACAATGATACGTAGTTTTTCGGCTGATACAGACTCTCTGAAAATCTTAGGATTAGGAATCTCAAATGCACTAGTCGCTTTTGCAGGTGCTATTATTGCTCAGTATAATGGATTTAGTGATGTTGGAATGGGAATTGGGTTAATCGTTATTGGTTTAGCCTCTGTTATTATCGGTGAAGCGATTTTCGGTGCGAAAAATGTTGTTAGAGCAACTTTAGCTGTTATTGGTGGTTCCATTTTATATCGTATCATTGTTGCATTGGCCCTTCGTGTTGAATTTTTGGATACGGGCGATATGAAGCTCATTACAGCAGTGATTGTAATTATTGCTTTAGTTTTGCCGAAAATAAATGATAGTCGGAAAGAAAAGCAGCGAAAAAAGAAAAGAATACAGACTATGACGAATGATCGTACCATTGGAGCATAGCGTATTAGAAACTTATTAAATTGATCTTGAACTGAAAACGAGGTGAAACCTTTGTTACAATTAGAAGGAATTAATAAAGTATTTAATGAAGGAACGCCAGATGAAAAAATAGCCTTACAGGAAATTACACTTAATCTAGAGCAAGGGGATTTTGTAACAATCATCGGCAGTAATGGCGCTGGTAAATCAACTTTGATGAATATTATTTCTGGAAAAATAATTACAGATCTTGGGTCTGTTTCCATTGATGGAAAAAATGTTACAAACATGAAAGAGCATAGCCGAGCTAAATTAGTCGGCCGTGTATTCCAGGACCCAATGGCAGGAACAGCCCCAACGATGACGATTGAAGAAAATTTAGCGATCGCTTATGCCAGAACTAAGCGAAGAGGCCTTCGGGTAGGGGTAACGAAAAAGAGAAGAGCCTTTTTTAAAGAGAAATTAGCTACGTTAAATCTCGGTTTGGAGAATCGACTAGAGGCTAAAGTGGGGCTACTATCAGGGGGGGAAAGACAGGCACTGTCCTTGTTAATGGCAACATTTACGGATCCAAAAATCCTTTTACTTGACGAACATACAGCTGCGCTCGATCCTTCCCGTGCAGAATTGATTACAAATTTAACGAGAGATATCGTACAAAACAATCGTCTAACGACATTAATGGTAACTCATAATATGCAACAAGCTTTAGATTTAGGGAATCGTCTTATTATGATGGATAAAGGCCAAGTTATTTTTCAGGCGAATAAAGAAGAAAAGAAACAATTGACCGTTGAGAAGCTTTTAGCAGAATTCCAAAGAATTCGCGGAGAACAACTGAATAGCGATAGAGCAATATTAATTTAGGAGACTGACAAGAATGTTCAGCTCCTTTTTTTGTTCTAAGATGTCCTCACTTTTATTACACTATAATAAGGGGCTGTACAAGGGGGAGATCTTTTGGCAAGAAAAATAGGGTTATATGGCATGTTAGCCTATTTTCTTTATGGGTTATTTTTTTATTGGTATTTATTTTATTTTGCTGATACGTCCTTACCTTTTGAATATCAAGGAACAGGAGCAGATCCGGCGACATTTTTTAATGGAAGAGAGCTAATGCTATCAGAAGAGTATTCAAAAATCCGTAATTTATTATTTTTCTTAGCAACTCCATTTGAATGGCTATTTTATTTGTTTATCCTACTATTTGGATTATCTAGAACTATTGAAAACTGGGCAAAGAATAGTTCAACTCATAAATCGATACAGACTGCCATTTATTTATTTTG is a genomic window of Niallia sp. XMNu-256 containing:
- a CDS encoding ABC transporter ATP-binding protein encodes the protein MLQLEGINKVFNEGTPDEKIALQEITLNLEQGDFVTIIGSNGAGKSTLMNIISGKIITDLGSVSIDGKNVTNMKEHSRAKLVGRVFQDPMAGTAPTMTIEENLAIAYARTKRRGLRVGVTKKRRAFFKEKLATLNLGLENRLEAKVGLLSGGERQALSLLMATFTDPKILLLDEHTAALDPSRAELITNLTRDIVQNNRLTTLMVTHNMQQALDLGNRLIMMDKGQVIFQANKEEKKQLTVEKLLAEFQRIRGEQLNSDRAILI
- a CDS encoding ABC transporter permease, with amino-acid sequence MFNAIFGSFEAGIIYALMALGVYLSFRILDFPDMTVDGSFVTGAATASVLIVNGTDPFIATFIALIVGFVAGCITGLLHTKGKINALLAGILMQIALYSINLRIMGKPNVPLLQEETVITKLTSFWQNLKIDDAINSVLSAIGLGAFIPKSWGILIIMIVVVFIVKKAIDFFLRTDIGLAVRATGDNETMIRSFSADTDSLKILGLGISNALVAFAGAIIAQYNGFSDVGMGIGLIVIGLASVIIGEAIFGAKNVVRATLAVIGGSILYRIIVALALRVEFLDTGDMKLITAVIVIIALVLPKINDSRKEKQRKKKRIQTMTNDRTIGA